One genomic segment of Helianthus annuus cultivar XRQ/B chromosome 14, HanXRQr2.0-SUNRISE, whole genome shotgun sequence includes these proteins:
- the LOC110887549 gene encoding zinc finger BED domain-containing protein RICESLEEPER 2-like has product MDAERVGGVSSVDGNTANTQAHVDNTRDVSTNESQQEGLQQEGLNSQEDVTQTVNGTRKRKLISPAWDHFERRMVNGELKAECNHCHKFLTGKSSNGTRHLLDHMNMCKMRNNKDIRQQVLSMNQSSTTGQPNLSCHNFDKEKSTKDLAEMMILHEYPLVMVEHQGFRKLVRGLQPFFKVPCRNTIKKEILKIFKFEKMKTMRILESNASRIAITTDMWTSSNQKKGFMAVTAHFIDAKWNMQSRIMRFIYVPCPHTAQVLADVLYETLCDWNIDRKLSTATVDNCTTNDLLMEKLLGKLSLESLILKGQLFHMRCCAHILNLIVQDGLSIIGDGIERIRDSVSFWTATPKRIEKFEEAACHLDIQSSKKLSIDCKTRWNSTYLMLNVAIIYKGVFRRLRTRDAHYNTLPTE; this is encoded by the exons ATGGATGCAGAAAGAGTAGGTGGTGTTTCAAGTGTAGATGGTAACACTGCAAACACTCAAGCACATGTCGATAACACTAGAGACGTGAGCACAAATGAATCACAACAAGAAGGACTGCAACAAGAAGGACTCAACAGTCAAGAAGATGTTACACAAACAGTGAATGGTACGAGGAAGAGGAAGCTAATTTCACCTGCGTGGGATCATTTTGAAAGGAGAATGGTGAACGGTGAACTTAAGGCAGAGTGTAACCATTGCCATAAGTTTTTAACCGGCAAGAGTAGTAACGGGACACGCCATTTACTTGATCACATGAACATGTGTAAAATGCGAAATAATAAAGATATTCGGCAACAGGTGTTATCAATGAATCAAAGCTCTACCacaggacaaccaaatctttcctGTCATAACTTTGATAAAGAAAAGTCGACAAAAGATCTGGCAGAGATGATGATCTTGCACGAATATCCCCTTGTTATGGTTGAACATCAAGGATTTCGAAAGCTTGTGAGGGGCCTTCAACCTTTTTTTAAGGTTCCATGTCGAAATACAATAAAAAAGGAAATACTAAAGATTTTTAAGTTTGAAAAGATGAAAACTATGAG GATTTTGGAGAGTAATGCAAGTAGAATCGCAATAACGACTGACATGTGGACTTCGAGTAATCAGAAAAAAGGTTTTATGGCGGTTACGGCTCATTTCATTGATGCAAAATGGAATATGCAAAGTAGAATAATGAG GTTTATCTATGTTCCCTGTCCTCATACCGCTCAAGTTCTTGCTGATGTTTTATATGAAACTTTGTGTGATTGGAACATAGATAGGAAATTATCAACGGCAACCGTTGATAATTGTacaacaaatgatttgttgatggaGAAATTATTAGGAAAACTATCTTTGGAGTCTCTTATTCTAAAGGGACAATTATTTCATATGCGTTGTTGTGCCCACATCCTAAATTTAATTGTTCAAGATGGTTTGTCCATAATTGGTGATGGGATAGAGAGAATTAGGGATAGTGTTAGTTTTTGGACAGCAACTCCCAAAAGAATAGAAAAGTTTGAAGAAGCAGCATGCCACTTGGATATTCAGTCATCAAAGAAGTTGTCCATTGACTGCAAAACCCGTTGGAACTCAACATACTTGATGTTGAATGTTGCTATTATTTACAAAGGTGTTTTTAGACGTCTTAGGACCCGGGATGCTCATTATAATACTTTGCCAACAGAGTGA